One stretch of Dehalobacter sp. DNA includes these proteins:
- a CDS encoding DUF6075 family protein: MENIWFADKEHEAFYYNMLKAACNTDVYHRAFFYTMGISKETREHIHSLFNFEENCIEPQNLAAAWQTGGTIRLCRLAFNLWNGWTEEGKERYSAPYELFDCRFAPYFFEAIRLRYPEYCRGTEHPDRQLSAKEL, encoded by the coding sequence ATGGAAAATATCTGGTTTGCAGACAAAGAGCATGAGGCCTTTTATTACAATATGCTTAAAGCGGCATGTAATACTGATGTATATCACAGGGCGTTTTTCTACACGATGGGGATTAGTAAGGAGACAAGGGAGCATATTCATTCCCTGTTCAACTTTGAAGAAAATTGTATCGAGCCGCAAAATCTTGCGGCAGCCTGGCAGACGGGAGGAACTATTCGTCTGTGCCGTTTGGCTTTTAACCTTTGGAACGGGTGGACTGAGGAGGGAAAAGAGAGGTACTCTGCCCCGTATGAACTGTTTGACTGCCGTTTTGCTCCTTACTTTTTTGAAGCTATCCGGCTGCGCTATCCCGAGTATTGCCGGGGTACGGAGCATCCTGATCGGCAGCTCTCTGCAAAGGAACTGTAA
- a CDS encoding NlpC/P60 family protein: MKEIRTKSVIRDIKVLDKASDVSHRMKDAYIRTKEQTEQNGHNEDSNYVDKAVSGVKDGTETVAQKALTVGEHGKNAVWKIKERRAGGTGTSNTITRRDQSGHTSYPGANVPKSKQRYVQGKATLTAKQTAERKAAQTFQNSVFQPAEKAALQVGKIHGQTGRRIKQFARERSITVKQATKGTVKTAQRRVKTIERSAATAIKTSRSAAKNTVKTAQTAKRATQATHAATRVAAVSAKAAVKAMQTTIKAIIAALKSLLAMIAAGGWATIVIILLICLVGLMSESVFGVFFSNEDTGKNTPVMTEAVSQLNGEFATKLNQIEKKNPHDTLDLSNNDNSNMVSNWRDILAVYAVKVASDPENGIEVATLDDTKVGILWNIFWDMNKIDYWLETIEHEGTATTIDKDGNTSEETVTSTETVLHIHVTSKFYSNMIVEYNFNPQQVGMLNELMQDKYQQLFMRLIGSYTDITLSPQEIAAITQNLPEDLDEQRKNTVLAAYSLLGKVNYFWGGKSTVIGWDSRWGTLTKVTAEGSPTTGTVRPFGLDCSGYVAWVFANATENSDIADRIGFGTSSQYTACTAVSWNQAQPGDLAFYSDLSHVGIVVGKENGNLLIANCNAGENNVVVTSVSGSSSSGFYMIVRPKFFE; encoded by the coding sequence ATGAAAGAAATAAGGACGAAATCTGTTATCAGAGACATTAAGGTACTGGATAAAGCTTCGGATGTATCGCACAGGATGAAAGACGCCTATATCCGTACAAAGGAGCAGACGGAGCAAAACGGGCATAACGAAGACAGTAACTATGTGGATAAGGCAGTGAGTGGAGTAAAAGACGGTACGGAAACAGTTGCTCAAAAAGCGCTAACTGTGGGAGAACACGGTAAAAACGCGGTGTGGAAAATCAAGGAAAGGCGGGCAGGCGGGACGGGTACTTCTAATACTATTACTCGCAGGGATCAGTCGGGGCATACCTCCTATCCCGGCGCTAACGTTCCAAAATCAAAACAGAGATATGTTCAGGGCAAAGCAACTTTAACGGCAAAGCAAACGGCTGAAAGAAAAGCTGCTCAAACCTTCCAAAATTCAGTTTTTCAACCCGCAGAAAAAGCAGCATTGCAGGTCGGCAAAATTCACGGCCAAACGGGACGCAGGATCAAACAATTTGCCAGAGAGCGTAGTATAACCGTAAAGCAAGCGACTAAAGGCACGGTAAAAACGGCGCAGAGAAGAGTTAAGACCATCGAACGTAGTGCTGCCACAGCCATTAAGACCTCACGGTCAGCAGCCAAAAACACCGTTAAGACCGCCCAAACCGCTAAAAGGGCTACGCAGGCAACGCATGCGGCAACAAGAGTGGCGGCTGTCTCAGCAAAAGCGGCGGTAAAAGCAATGCAGACCACAATTAAAGCAATCATTGCGGCGTTGAAGAGCCTGCTTGCAATGATTGCCGCAGGCGGCTGGGCAACGATTGTTATCATCCTGCTGATATGCCTGGTAGGGCTCATGTCAGAGTCAGTTTTCGGGGTTTTCTTTTCCAATGAAGACACCGGTAAGAATACGCCGGTTATGACAGAGGCCGTCAGCCAACTGAACGGAGAATTTGCGACAAAACTTAATCAGATAGAGAAGAAAAACCCGCATGACACGCTGGATTTATCCAACAACGATAATAGCAATATGGTCAGTAACTGGCGGGACATCCTTGCGGTTTACGCGGTAAAAGTGGCCTCTGATCCGGAAAACGGCATTGAAGTTGCCACCCTTGACGACACAAAAGTTGGGATCTTGTGGAATATTTTTTGGGATATGAACAAAATCGACTACTGGCTAGAAACGATTGAGCATGAGGGAACGGCAACCACCATAGACAAGGACGGTAACACAAGCGAAGAAACGGTTACCAGCACCGAGACAGTCTTGCATATTCATGTCACCTCTAAATTTTATTCGAACATGATCGTCGAATACAATTTCAATCCGCAGCAAGTGGGAATGTTGAACGAGCTTATGCAGGATAAATACCAGCAGCTATTTATGAGGCTTATCGGCAGCTATACGGATATTACCCTTTCCCCGCAGGAAATTGCGGCTATTACGCAAAACCTGCCGGAAGATTTGGATGAACAACGGAAAAATACTGTGCTGGCTGCTTATTCCCTTCTCGGCAAAGTAAACTATTTTTGGGGCGGCAAATCCACAGTTATCGGCTGGGACAGCCGGTGGGGAACACTTACCAAGGTAACAGCCGAGGGAAGTCCTACCACCGGAACAGTACGGCCTTTCGGATTGGACTGCTCGGGCTATGTGGCATGGGTGTTTGCCAATGCTACGGAAAATTCAGATATCGCGGATAGAATCGGATTCGGTACCTCCAGTCAGTATACTGCATGTACTGCGGTAAGTTGGAATCAGGCACAGCCGGGAGATCTGGCGTTTTATTCCGATTTAAGCCATGTGGGCATTGTTGTAGGCAAGGAAAATGGAAATCTGTTGATTGCCAATTGCAATGCCGGAGAGAACAATGTAGTGGTAACCAGTGTTTCGGGCTCAAGTTCATCAGGCTTCTATATGATTGTCAGACCTAAGTTTTTTGAATAG
- a CDS encoding EAL domain-containing protein, with the protein MKVFGFEALARWENLRPDKVFFEAAQNNLVLELETLILAEICRIGKSTKGKTFINVHPSLPDPYFWECLKGQNVILEITESETICFPALNVLRDLGFILALDDFGTGSATLESLCLVEPEYIKLDKSLIQSKNVVSRDSLITAFVGHATRLNTKVIVEGIENREQLQAARINGSHYGQGYFLGKPEIIC; encoded by the coding sequence ATGAAGGTATTCGGTTTTGAAGCATTAGCTCGATGGGAAAATCTTAGGCCGGATAAAGTTTTTTTTGAGGCTGCCCAAAATAATTTAGTGCTGGAATTGGAAACTTTGATTTTGGCGGAAATATGCCGGATCGGAAAAAGTACAAAAGGAAAGACGTTTATTAACGTTCATCCAAGCTTGCCCGATCCTTATTTTTGGGAGTGTTTAAAAGGTCAAAATGTAATTTTAGAAATAACGGAATCGGAAACAATTTGCTTTCCAGCTTTAAATGTCCTTAGAGACTTAGGTTTTATTTTGGCTTTAGATGATTTTGGTACCGGTTCGGCAACATTAGAATCTTTGTGCCTTGTCGAGCCTGAGTATATAAAGCTTGATAAAAGTCTCATCCAATCAAAGAATGTGGTAAGCCGGGATAGCCTGATAACGGCTTTTGTTGGACATGCCACAAGACTGAATACCAAGGTGATAGTTGAAGGCATAGAAAACCGTGAACAATTGCAGGCTGCAAGGATAAACGGTTCTCACTACGGACAAGGTTATTTCCTCGGAAAACCTGAAATTATTTGTTGA
- a CDS encoding SAF domain-containing protein yields the protein MVFLRRILFILGLVIALGSGIGLYFYMDYAKGLIPVVYAATNITEDTVISAQQLKVKSVPRESVPSGVAASINQVVNKSLNWPLKEGDPVRLDKIEQNTKAEIENSRLIAFKTDYNGSIAGLAKYGQTVDLVLTLDPKQTGNLSLAGYIVTDLFIEATADSSGKILSSADIPNLNKSASVVSLSGSEQTTGIPTEIIAKVTPKQFLVIKQAETMGTISLGQRDKNAKNLYNINDVIENSQMNIGKDFIVSLLQLQK from the coding sequence GTGGTTTTTTTGAGAAGAATATTATTTATTTTAGGTTTGGTTATCGCTTTAGGGAGCGGCATAGGCCTTTATTTTTATATGGATTATGCAAAAGGTTTGATTCCTGTGGTTTATGCCGCCACAAATATTACTGAAGATACCGTTATAAGCGCACAACAATTGAAAGTTAAAAGTGTTCCAAGGGAAAGTGTGCCTTCAGGAGTTGCAGCAAGTATCAACCAGGTAGTAAATAAGTCTCTTAATTGGCCTTTAAAAGAAGGCGATCCGGTGCGGTTGGATAAAATAGAACAAAACACAAAGGCGGAGATTGAAAATTCGAGATTAATCGCCTTCAAAACAGATTACAACGGATCCATTGCCGGCCTTGCTAAATACGGACAAACCGTTGACCTTGTTTTAACTCTTGACCCAAAACAAACGGGTAATTTATCGCTTGCCGGATATATTGTCACTGATTTATTTATTGAAGCGACTGCTGATTCATCGGGGAAGATATTATCTTCTGCAGATATCCCGAATTTAAATAAATCAGCATCTGTTGTGAGTTTATCAGGCAGTGAGCAAACAACCGGTATCCCGACAGAAATAATAGCAAAGGTTACGCCTAAACAGTTTTTAGTAATAAAACAAGCCGAAACAATGGGAACTATTTCGTTGGGGCAGCGCGATAAGAATGCCAAGAATCTATACAATATAAACGATGTTATCGAAAATTCACAGATGAATATTGGCAAAGATTTTATTGTTTCATTGCTTCAGCTTCAAAAGTAA
- the tadA gene encoding Flp pilus assembly complex ATPase component TadA gives MRISSVKAVEQKAYDTESKNHLYQTTSIIQTILTENHPKLLNDAIYGVGECQKQIRNVIKDIIRHEKLDVPDMSIDEIAWEVYKYIIGYDVIHDLLLDAEITEICVNGPYQITYKKNGIRYLAKDIKFTDLAHLEKITERILLTCHSEANEGSPMVDNAWLPDRSRVVINKSSIVPSHGITLNIRRFRDKNFSLEELEKIGTLKIAEKSRSLNSLNKEREVIKSIPSKEHSYRQLDFIRDVVRAGATIIVSGGTHTGKTTLIRTLASIFQDLIPDENVPGDPESGLRIITIENGPELQLVKYYPGLEVVEMLERDTKYNPLGVEEIYPQVMRMDPDVILVGEIRFPIEAMYTLRAMRSGHANTMASIHTYDAESCCQELRTKVQAISNVSDKVINTEIVTAVDIIIQLGIVDRKIEITQVAELDLDSECNIVIKDIFKRDSDGKMIFNLISKKLATRLMAKGRKNASDVKRWLV, from the coding sequence ATGAGAATCAGTTCAGTTAAAGCTGTTGAACAAAAAGCGTATGACACAGAAAGCAAAAATCATCTATATCAAACAACAAGTATTATTCAGACAATATTAACTGAAAACCACCCTAAATTGCTTAACGATGCTATTTATGGGGTAGGTGAATGTCAAAAACAAATCCGCAATGTTATAAAAGATATTATTCGTCATGAGAAACTCGATGTACCCGATATGAGTATCGATGAAATTGCTTGGGAGGTATATAAATACATCATTGGGTATGATGTTATCCATGACCTTCTTCTTGATGCTGAGATAACAGAAATATGCGTAAATGGTCCGTATCAAATCACGTATAAAAAGAATGGAATCAGGTATTTAGCAAAGGATATTAAGTTTACAGATCTGGCTCATCTTGAAAAAATAACAGAACGCATCTTGCTCACCTGCCACTCAGAAGCTAATGAGGGCAGCCCTATGGTGGATAATGCTTGGCTTCCGGATCGAAGCAGGGTTGTAATTAATAAAAGCTCGATCGTCCCTAGCCACGGAATTACATTAAATATCCGGAGATTTAGGGATAAAAACTTTTCCTTGGAAGAACTTGAAAAGATCGGGACGTTAAAAATAGCTGAAAAAAGCAGATCTCTAAATTCTCTAAATAAAGAGCGTGAAGTGATCAAAAGTATTCCAAGCAAAGAACATTCTTATCGACAGCTTGATTTTATTCGGGATGTTGTAAGAGCGGGCGCTACTATCATAGTCAGCGGCGGGACTCACACCGGAAAAACAACTTTGATTCGTACCTTGGCCTCAATTTTTCAAGATCTTATTCCGGATGAAAATGTTCCTGGCGATCCCGAAAGCGGTTTGCGAATAATAACTATCGAAAATGGCCCGGAGCTGCAGCTGGTAAAATACTACCCTGGTCTTGAGGTAGTTGAAATGCTTGAACGCGACACAAAATACAATCCTTTAGGGGTAGAGGAAATCTACCCGCAGGTTATGAGAATGGACCCGGATGTAATTTTGGTTGGTGAAATCCGTTTTCCGATTGAGGCAATGTATACTTTGCGGGCCATGCGATCCGGTCACGCCAATACAATGGCCTCAATTCATACCTATGACGCTGAATCATGCTGTCAGGAATTAAGAACCAAGGTTCAAGCTATCTCCAATGTCAGTGACAAGGTAATTAACACAGAAATCGTCACGGCAGTGGATATTATTATCCAGTTAGGGATAGTGGATAGAAAAATTGAAATTACCCAAGTCGCTGAATTAGATCTGGATTCGGAGTGTAATATTGTTATTAAAGATATTTTTAAAAGAGATAGCGACGGGAAAATGATCTTTAACCTCATAAGCAAAAAACTTGCAACTCGTCTTATGGCCAAGGGCAGAAAAAATGCAAGTGATGTTAAGAGGTGGTTGGTATGA
- a CDS encoding A24 family peptidase, with translation MLLICVVTDWRKRKIYNWVTTPGFFLGIIHVICAKTYSVNYCVSFFFLFLILLLVYSHGAMRGGDVKLLSALSLFLTPGAFFFNLALFMFSAFFYFFFQTVRVKGLSRTINDVKTDSLVLIAIGENNNSFANGVKSRFFPGGGAALISLCYIVTSFLFWY, from the coding sequence ATGTTGTTAATTTGTGTTGTGACGGATTGGCGGAAGCGGAAAATATATAATTGGGTGACAACACCCGGGTTTTTTCTCGGGATAATCCATGTAATATGCGCCAAAACATATTCCGTAAATTATTGCGTTTCTTTCTTTTTCCTTTTCTTAATTCTCTTGTTAGTCTATTCCCACGGGGCAATGAGGGGAGGAGATGTTAAATTGCTGTCGGCTCTGAGCCTGTTTTTAACACCCGGAGCCTTCTTCTTTAATTTAGCGCTCTTTATGTTTTCAGCCTTCTTTTATTTCTTTTTTCAAACTGTACGGGTTAAAGGTTTATCCCGAACTATTAATGATGTGAAAACAGATTCCCTTGTTTTGATCGCTATCGGAGAAAACAACAATTCTTTTGCAAATGGCGTAAAAAGCAGATTTTTTCCCGGTGGCGGTGCCGCTTTGATCTCATTATGCTATATAGTTACTTCATTCTTGTTTTGGTATTAA
- a CDS encoding helix-turn-helix domain-containing protein produces the protein MEMEQLINQVVLQYFQNKGVQERFLDYLNRHDVVGREIFSYLGKDYSNIGDSLLFPPIPKKVFLRRIPFYFYKPDISADRVGCLSQYINSFYINNRNEESYRDKIEVFYKTLEKLLYDYKISVSEIFEYPIIQSGRIEQADLLLQWVHYLELAQKYDIEDLMPQHFFISYNSLLEKEKLPPVIFDLKEMFIGEYVGRTKNIFRMEGTFPCDEKGRPIMRWIGVDVRNATRIWAEVNEKHKGYLFVEANPKTLIRGRNCWGPNDDGSDAWYELYVGPQLMEFDFEALKDIRKREGLTQQQIADWIGASLRTYQKWESGDTNPDCYYLLRLMNVLDIRQVSELTKIVDVD, from the coding sequence ATGGAAATGGAGCAATTAATTAATCAAGTTGTATTACAGTATTTTCAAAATAAGGGTGTTCAAGAAAGATTTCTGGATTATCTGAATCGGCATGATGTTGTTGGTCGGGAGATATTTTCATATCTTGGCAAGGATTACTCAAATATTGGAGACAGTCTCTTATTCCCACCTATTCCCAAAAAAGTATTCCTTCGTAGAATTCCATTCTACTTCTATAAACCAGACATAAGCGCAGATAGGGTAGGTTGCTTGTCCCAATATATTAACAGTTTTTATATTAACAATAGGAATGAAGAATCCTATCGCGACAAAATTGAAGTTTTTTATAAAACGCTTGAAAAGTTATTATACGATTATAAAATTTCTGTGAGTGAGATCTTTGAATACCCCATTATTCAAAGTGGGCGCATCGAACAAGCAGACCTGCTTTTACAATGGGTGCATTATCTTGAGTTAGCACAAAAATACGATATAGAGGACCTAATGCCGCAACACTTTTTTATTTCCTATAATAGTCTGCTCGAAAAGGAAAAACTGCCCCCAGTCATTTTTGATTTAAAGGAAATGTTCATCGGGGAATACGTGGGCAGAACGAAAAATATTTTCCGGATGGAAGGTACATTCCCTTGCGATGAAAAGGGAAGACCGATTATGCGATGGATAGGTGTTGATGTTAGAAACGCCACTCGCATATGGGCAGAGGTCAATGAAAAGCATAAGGGATATCTGTTTGTTGAAGCAAATCCTAAAACATTAATCCGAGGTCGGAATTGTTGGGGACCAAATGATGATGGTTCCGACGCTTGGTACGAGCTATATGTCGGTCCTCAACTGATGGAGTTTGACTTTGAGGCACTGAAAGACATAAGAAAGAGAGAGGGCTTAACACAGCAACAGATCGCTGATTGGATTGGTGCATCACTAAGAACATATCAAAAGTGGGAAAGCGGAGACACGAATCCAGACTGTTACTACTTACTCAGATTAATGAACGTTCTGGATATTAGGCAAGTATCGGAATTGACGAAAATAGTTGATGTTGATTGA
- a CDS encoding radical SAM protein, with the protein MNLIAKDELYQFRKFNNKYERELRSSVYQEIMPGMGSGEILDVIAGNKSLMFSMSLKQIKRHNEYFEGDIDFKKMAAAENITYPDKTTLIVKTTHACNLHCPYCYDVMFRKDLDAEGNKVTLEVVRQILKVFKDVNVGTWIWHGGEPLLIGKEFYEEANAMIKQQFKKANICMQSNLTLINEENAAVLKKWNIRPGFSFDGLTNHLTRKNTNRLMRSIATADKNEVLGGAIMIITKDNIHQMIDEYEYFKRLGLGCKMNLIFAAHKNMNSYTLDGKMVAEEICKFFDYWILDTYRPADSDLCERYLMAALDAGGSCAFTDCAGKDYWFSTQPDGTVYHCGRDWPESAAVSFGNIFEMESVEDILNHPNHKRWREGTRRMLQHCGDCDYFFSCHSGCYNDNIQYDLTMNKPEPENCYTHQHVISHIISVINEIDYDDMPKYNPRFLNFLFRHQFRSAKMMKNILEESIKRIETPAHAENKLKEFLVI; encoded by the coding sequence ATGAATTTAATAGCCAAAGATGAATTGTATCAGTTCCGGAAATTCAACAACAAATACGAAAGGGAGCTGCGCAGCTCAGTTTACCAGGAAATTATGCCCGGCATGGGTTCCGGGGAGATTCTGGACGTTATTGCCGGCAATAAAAGCTTGATGTTCTCCATGTCTCTCAAGCAAATAAAAAGGCATAATGAGTATTTTGAGGGCGATATCGATTTCAAAAAGATGGCTGCCGCAGAAAATATTACTTACCCAGATAAAACTACTTTGATCGTAAAAACGACGCATGCCTGCAACTTGCATTGTCCGTATTGTTACGACGTGATGTTCCGCAAGGATCTTGACGCGGAAGGGAACAAAGTCACGCTGGAAGTGGTCAGACAGATTTTAAAAGTGTTCAAAGACGTGAATGTCGGCACCTGGATATGGCACGGCGGGGAGCCTTTGCTGATCGGAAAAGAATTTTATGAAGAAGCAAACGCCATGATTAAGCAGCAATTCAAGAAAGCCAATATTTGCATGCAATCCAATTTGACGCTTATTAACGAGGAGAATGCGGCTGTGCTAAAGAAGTGGAACATCCGGCCGGGGTTCAGTTTCGATGGCTTAACAAATCATTTAACCCGGAAAAATACTAATCGGCTAATGCGGTCCATTGCCACGGCAGATAAAAACGAGGTCTTGGGCGGCGCGATCATGATTATCACGAAAGATAATATTCACCAAATGATTGATGAATATGAATACTTTAAACGCTTAGGCCTGGGCTGCAAGATGAACCTCATCTTTGCGGCCCATAAAAATATGAATTCCTATACTCTGGACGGGAAAATGGTTGCGGAGGAAATCTGCAAATTCTTTGACTATTGGATCTTAGACACTTATAGGCCGGCTGATTCGGATCTGTGCGAGAGATATCTGATGGCCGCATTGGATGCCGGAGGTTCCTGCGCTTTTACGGATTGCGCCGGGAAGGATTACTGGTTTTCAACCCAGCCCGACGGTACGGTTTATCATTGCGGCCGGGACTGGCCGGAGAGTGCCGCCGTGTCTTTCGGGAATATTTTTGAGATGGAATCAGTTGAGGATATCTTAAATCATCCCAACCATAAAAGATGGCGCGAGGGAACCCGGCGGATGCTGCAGCATTGCGGCGATTGTGATTATTTCTTCAGCTGTCATAGCGGCTGCTACAATGACAACATCCAGTATGATTTGACCATGAATAAACCGGAGCCTGAAAATTGTTACACCCATCAGCACGTGATCAGTCATATCATAAGCGTTATTAATGAAATTGATTATGACGATATGCCGAAATATAACCCGAGATTCTTGAACTTTTTATTCAGGCATCAATTCAGAAGCGCCAAGATGATGAAAAATATTTTAGAAGAATCGATTAAACGGATCGAAACTCCTGCTCACGCTGAAAACAAGCTGAAGGAGTTTCTCGTTATTTAA
- a CDS encoding U32 family peptidase, with protein MINIFKKKQKFPPKNQTQELYYSVPLLFDYGYIQELIRLNSQDKAKYKIRSVYNSLPVTSYAKSGHEHGRSVNLQEDSGKIRTLEDLKPYIKKLSDNGIAFIYLMNNISTVSLYDFESNIPQLKQFVEHLSDIGVRSITVGSQLLADFLKEEFSGLAVNASTMMDIRSINQAKYVSENLGIANIIPASDLNKDFTFIESFKKLLPDLGLELMADEGCIFCCPTKNIHYALFGKQENIHKCSPLFREFPKFICDQITFKSPAIQMVLNRIIYPWEIPDYEKIGVNSIKLVGRDHPKPELVNKIKAYMFGVTDPEYALNEFYNTYNSRFMNKVFHPYGTLKMKEIFEFLPKLDYFLEKKPQCAAQCGATCKYCFNNAEQIENYVAGKGQGDPLSCDVGE; from the coding sequence ATGATTAATATCTTTAAGAAAAAACAAAAATTTCCCCCAAAGAATCAGACGCAGGAACTGTATTACTCAGTTCCTTTATTGTTTGATTATGGATATATTCAGGAATTAATAAGGCTTAACAGCCAGGATAAGGCGAAGTATAAAATCCGCTCCGTATATAACAGTTTGCCTGTTACTTCCTATGCAAAATCAGGACATGAACATGGCCGGTCGGTTAATTTGCAGGAAGACAGCGGCAAAATCCGGACTCTGGAAGATTTAAAGCCCTATATCAAAAAGCTTTCCGATAACGGGATAGCGTTCATTTATCTGATGAATAATATCTCAACCGTTTCCCTGTATGACTTTGAATCGAATATTCCCCAACTGAAGCAGTTTGTCGAGCATCTGTCGGATATCGGGGTGAGAAGTATTACTGTCGGGAGCCAGCTTCTTGCCGACTTCCTGAAAGAGGAATTCAGCGGGCTGGCAGTAAACGCTTCAACGATGATGGATATCCGGTCAATTAACCAGGCGAAGTATGTCAGCGAAAATCTAGGGATCGCCAATATCATTCCTGCTTCCGATCTCAATAAAGATTTTACTTTTATTGAATCCTTTAAAAAGCTGCTGCCTGATCTTGGCTTGGAGTTGATGGCCGATGAGGGCTGTATATTTTGTTGTCCGACCAAGAATATTCACTACGCCTTGTTTGGCAAGCAGGAAAACATTCATAAATGCAGTCCGTTATTCCGGGAATTCCCTAAATTCATTTGCGATCAGATAACCTTTAAAAGTCCGGCAATTCAAATGGTGCTGAACAGGATTATTTACCCTTGGGAAATCCCCGATTATGAGAAAATAGGGGTTAATAGTATCAAGCTGGTTGGCAGGGATCACCCCAAGCCGGAATTGGTCAATAAAATAAAGGCCTACATGTTTGGCGTGACCGATCCGGAATATGCCCTGAATGAATTCTATAATACTTACAATTCACGTTTTATGAACAAAGTTTTCCATCCGTACGGGACGCTGAAGATGAAGGAAATATTTGAGTTTTTGCCAAAGCTCGATTATTTCCTGGAAAAAAAGCCCCAATGCGCCGCCCAGTGCGGGGCCACATGCAAGTATTGTTTCAATAATGCGGAACAGATTGAGAATTATGTTGCGGGGAAAGGGCAGGGGGATCCATTGTCCTGCGATGTAGGTGAATGA
- a CDS encoding radical SAM protein → MNIMLNNYCNLKCSYCFANCDPKNKVNISDDNYQYIINFLKKSAHVDLRLLGGEPTLHPNFEKWVNQGIDDPFFRRIQVFTNAIAFDHALSRSIADNKVSFLINLNGPDVIGEYLYNKTISNVENLVFEYRRRNIEPQVTLGINIFEPNFKYQYIIEQSKRLKLKTIRYSITVPSDNNQKGSLEHYESFVAGLAEFLDDCHRNGISPHVDCNNPPKCIFTNEQLVNFIYSGFDLIHKGICSPVMDIRPDLSVARCFVFEDYLSVNIQDFNTVQDVNDFFLREIDSKRYSNPPFKQCPGCRFWDEKKCIGGCLGYSIRGKSSACCAI, encoded by the coding sequence ATGAATATTATGTTAAATAATTACTGCAACTTGAAATGTTCATATTGCTTTGCAAATTGTGATCCGAAAAACAAGGTCAATATTTCCGATGATAATTATCAATATATCATTAATTTTTTAAAAAAATCAGCGCATGTTGATTTAAGGTTGCTTGGGGGGGAGCCGACACTGCATCCGAACTTTGAAAAATGGGTGAATCAAGGAATCGATGATCCATTTTTTCGGAGAATCCAGGTTTTCACCAATGCCATTGCTTTTGATCATGCCTTGAGCCGATCTATAGCGGATAATAAAGTTTCATTCTTAATTAATTTGAATGGGCCTGATGTAATCGGTGAGTATCTATATAATAAGACAATAAGTAATGTAGAAAACCTTGTATTTGAATATCGGAGAAGAAATATCGAACCCCAGGTTACTCTCGGCATTAATATCTTTGAGCCGAATTTTAAATATCAATATATTATTGAGCAAAGCAAAAGGCTAAAACTAAAAACCATCCGATACAGCATTACTGTACCCTCAGATAATAATCAGAAAGGCAGTCTTGAACATTACGAAAGTTTTGTAGCCGGATTAGCTGAGTTTTTAGATGATTGCCATAGAAACGGAATTTCTCCCCATGTTGATTGCAATAATCCGCCCAAGTGTATCTTTACAAATGAGCAGCTTGTAAATTTCATCTACTCGGGTTTTGATCTGATTCACAAGGGGATATGTTCGCCGGTTATGGATATAAGGCCCGACTTGAGCGTCGCCCGATGTTTCGTTTTTGAAGATTATCTGAGTGTGAATATACAAGACTTTAATACCGTTCAAGATGTCAACGATTTTTTTCTGCGTGAGATTGACAGTAAAAGATACAGTAACCCTCCGTTTAAGCAATGCCCCGGATGCAGGTTCTGGGACGAAAAGAAATGTATCGGCGGTTGTTTGGGCTATAGTATCAGGGGAAAATCATCTGCATGCTGTGCCATATAG